The following is a genomic window from Triticum urartu cultivar G1812 unplaced genomic scaffold, Tu2.1 TuUngrouped_contig_6103, whole genome shotgun sequence.
TAATTTTTTCCACACCTCGAAATGAAGTACAAATAAGATTCACACTTGGGCAATATGTGCTATATGAACTAGTGACATGCACATTTTTGTATGCCAAAGTTTCTTTTGAGAATTATTACTAAGAAATACTCACACAACATGCACATCACTTCCTTTTCGAAAACATTCCTAGGCtataattctttcatatctcGAGGACCTAGGAATTGTTGTTGGGCTTTACAGGCAAACATTCAGTATTTGATTCTCCTTAGCTTAGGGGTTATTGGACCCTAAGTTTCTATCATCCGTAGTACTGTATTTTTGTACATGATTTACTTGTTATTGTTCAGGGTAATAACTCCCGCAATAAGTCATGGACTGGAAAATTAGCATGGGAAAACAAGACCCTGCAACCAAGACATACGAAGAAGGTCTTTTGTATGTCCGTGCAACAAGCAAGCAAAAGTAAATGTAAAGTTGCTATTAAACCTCTGGAACTGGAGAATACAAAGGAGCCACCCCTCAACTTGTACAAACCAAAGGGACCCTACACAGCCTCAATTGTCTCCGTTGAGAGAATTGTAGGTCCTAAAGCTCCTGGTGAAACATGTCACATTGTCATTGACCATGGTGGTAATGTCCCATACTGGGAAGGACAAAGTTATGGTGTCATTCCTCCAGTAAGTATCCCCTCCCCCCCCCAgaacgccccccccccccccccccccccacgcctTATGATTGCCCAAGATAGTGTATCATTCTTGATCCTTCATACTAATATCGCTTTCACTACTTTTTCCTTTCCTTGATCGCTAATGAATGTTCATCATTAATTGTCTGCAGTTCTAGAATCCAACCCTTTGAAAAAAGAAAAAGGGCAGCCCGGTGCACGTAGCTCCTGCTTGCGCAGGGGCTGGAGAAGGGGCTGACCACTTTTGGTCTATAGTGTTGCTCCCGTTCGGGTGGTATCGATGAGGAATCTCATAGTTCTATCTGCGTTGGCACTGTAGAATAATACAGTAGTTCCGAAAGGCAAAATTCtaagggcacatctagatgtgctctagttattgcacatctaagggagtgaatcaagcataaagagaaaaagaaaaaaggaaagaaaatattcacacgaatctcaatgtaagatcaatgacatatgacttagatgtgcaatacttatggcacatctagatgtgctttagcaaaactgaaaTTTCTAAACTTTGCTAAGTACGTTTTTTTGGAAACCAGCAGATAGAGCACTCTGCTAGTTGAACTGTTGAGGGATTTGAAGCGAAATGCGTGATTGCCAGCAGCTCTATGCGGCTTAGAGTTTTCTCGATCATATCTTTGCCTGACTTAGTTGGCATCTCCATTGCTTACTTTGCAACTACCACTCAGCATTGGAGAGTTACTGCTAAACAGATGTCAGTAATCAGTTACCACTTATCTGATCGATGGGATATAGGTGTTATATATTTTTAGGTTAGAGGGGATATGACTTAATTTTTTCCACACCTCGAAATGAAGTACAAATAAGATTCACACTTGGGCAATATGTGCTATATGAACTAGTGACATGCACATTTTTGTATGCCAAAGTTTCTTTTGAGAATTATTACTAAGAAATACTCACACAACATGCACATCACTTCCTTTTCGAAAACATTCCTAGGCtataattctttcatatctcGAGGACCTAGGAATTGTTGTTGGGCTTTACAGGCAAACATTCAGTATTTGATTCTCCTTAGCTTAGGGGTTATTGGACCCTAAGTTTCTATCATCCGTAGTACTGTATTTTTGTACATGATTTACTTGTTATTGTTCAGGGTAATAACTCCCGCAATAAGTCATGGACTGGAAAATTAGCATGGGAAAACAAGACCCTGCAACCAAGACATACGAAGAAGGTCTTTTGTATGTCCGTGCAACAAGCAAGCAAAAGTAAATGTAAAGTTGCTATTAAACCTCTGGAACTGGAGAATACAAAGGAGCCACCCCTCAACTTGTACAAACCAAAGGGACCCTACACAGCCTCAATTGTCTCCGTTGAGAGAATTGTAGGTCCTAAAGCTCCTGGTGAAACATGTCACATTGTCATTGACCATGGTGGTAATGTCCCATACTGGGAAGGACAAAGTTATGGTGTCATTCCTCCAGTAAGTatcccctcccccccccccccccccccccacgcctTATGATTGCCCAAGATAGTGTATCATTCTTGATCCTTCATACTAATATCGCTTTCACTACTTTTTCCTTTCCTTGATCGCTAATGAATGTTCATCATTAATTGTCTGCAGTTCTAGAATCCAACCCTTTGAAAAAAGAAAAAGGGCAGCCCGGTGCACGTAGCTCCTGCTTGCGCAGGGTCTGGAGAAGGGTCTGACCACTTTTGGTCTATAGTATGCAGCCTTTCCCTGCATTTCTGCAAGAGGCTGTTTCCAGGGTCTATAGCAACAGCTTTACCGCTCTGCCGGGGCTCCCCTTCAACCCTTTGAAaaaatagtaaaagtaaataTTAAACATAGTAAAAGTAAGTATTAAAAAGGGTCAGAAATTTAAACCATCATTTCTACATCTATAAATACACCGCGCTCCCTAATTTTGGAGCTCTCACATTCAATTGAGGTCTTCAATTTAGAATTGAGTCGCCTGATTTTGACCGGATCAATTTTTTTTATCAAGGAACTCTCTCGTTCAATTCTTTTAATCTATTAATACTCCCTAATTTTGGAGCTCCCTCATTCGATTCATGTAACCAATTTTGGATTTGGTTCATGATTTTGAATGGGTTAACGATTTTTCAAATCAATCGACAACCAAAAACATCGACATCCACAATACTAAATAAATGAAATATGGAAATTCATTTCATGTTGAATCTAATGGTACCGGTTTGATATTATGGATATTGATATATTTCTCTACAAAAAAAGGGTCAAACTTAaagaggtttgacttttcaaaaaacCAATGCACCTTATATTTTGAAATAGTGAGAGTAGAAAAATTATGAAAACCCAACAACACCAACGACGCAGCAAAGTGCGTCCAACCCTTCTAGTATGAGAGATTCTTCATATATGTGATGTTGAATGGTGGATAAATCTGTAAATGCAAAATCTTTATTTCCGAGTCCTGGGTTGCAAAATCTGGTGTTTATGATTCTTGGGTTGCTGACAATATGACAATTGTTTTTAAAAGAAAGTATATAGATCCTTGCTGATAAAACATTTTATAAAAAGGGAAGAAACATGTTGATCATTCTTGGTGATTAGTTATCAGTAGCTAATGAGCAACTAAAGATCACTTCCCGTCTTATGTTCAATTCCTTTCGTCCCATATCTTTGTTGCTCTCTCAGCCTTTTGTGCATTTCCAGGGAGAGAACCCAAAGAAACCTGGGGCCCCAAATACCGTCCGACTCTATTCTATTGCGTCTACTAGGTATGGCGATTCTTTTGATGGAAGGACTGCTAGTCTTTGTGTGCGCCGTGCTGTTTATTATGATCCTGAAACTGGAAAAGAAGATCCTTCAAAGAAGGGTATCTGCAGTAACTTCTTGTGTGACTCAAAACCAGGTGACAAAATTCAGATCACAGGTATGCAGCCGTGTAAAAATTCTTAAATGTACATACAACGACAATTCATTGCTTGTAACTGAACCATTTTGTTTCGGAGTTATTTCAGATCATATAGAAGGTGTATTTGTATATAAACTGGTAATAGATTTGGCCGGATGGGGTTGTGGGTTTGGGGCACTCTGAAAAAGATGCACCCGTTGACCTTATCGTCTTCTGTTTTCAATTTTCACTCTAATATCATGTGGAATTTTCAATGCATAGGCTGTGAACATAGTCTATGTGTCATGCCATATACTTTATGTATGTAATGATAGGCTTTATGTACTTGAACTGGTAAGCATCTCATGATGGTTCTCGCCCATGCTCAGGCCCCTCAGGCAAAATAATGCTTCTGCCTGAGGATGACCCAAACGCAACTCATATCATGATTGGAACTGGCACGGGTGTTGCTCCTTTCCGTGGCTACCTACGTCGTATGTTCATGGAAGATGTCCCATCTTTCAAGTTTGGTGGTCTGGCTTGGCTCTTTCTTGGTGTTGCCAATACTGACAGCCTGCTCTATGACGAAGAGTTCACAAACTACCTTCAGCAGTATCCAGAAAATTTCAGGTTAAAAAGACTTTAATGCTCAACATCTAATTTCAGTTTGCCCAATGATATTGTTGTGAATGCTATGGTCCAGTTCTGTTGATTTACTTGTGTAGTTGAGAGCTCTACTATCTGGTTATATTTGTGCTTGACTTGAGTAAAGCTGACCGATTCTTGTTTGAACTGACTCAAGTTTCACGGGCTCTGCAGGTATGACAAAGCACTAAGCCGGGAGCAGAAAAACAAGAGCGGTGGCAAGATGTATGTGCAGGACAGGATCGAGGAGTACAGTGATGAAATCTTCAAGCTTTTGGATGATGGTGCACACATCTACTTCTGTGGTTTGAAGGGGATGATGCCAGGGATTCAGGACACACTCAAGAGAGTAGCTGAGCAAAGAGGTGAGAGTTGGGATCAGAAGCTGTCACAGCTGAAAAAGAACAAGCAATGGCACGTCGAGGTTTACTAGGTTACAATGGCTGAGATTGTTAATTATTGTTTCCCGGGGAGATGGAAAACAGAAAGATAAGTAGGTCATTCTCTTCCCATTGTAAAATTGTCAATATTATTCATACGCGTGTGCGTCGCATGATTAATAAAACAATGTGCAATTACGCCTGTGAAGCCCTTCCAGCTAGCTTACTCCTGTCCATTTTACATGATGAGTTGTCAAATGTAGCTTTTCCTGCTGTTTAGTAGTACATGTCACTATTTTCTTTTTGCGGGGGAGTACATGTC
Proteins encoded in this region:
- the LOC125530143 gene encoding ferredoxin--NADP reductase, embryo isozyme, chloroplastic isoform X2, which codes for MSVQQASKSKCKVAIKPLELENTKEPPLNLYKPKGPYTASIVSVERIVGPKAPGETCHIVIDHGGNVPYWEGQSYGVIPPGENPKKPGAPNTVRLYSIASTRYGDSFDGRTASLCVRRAVYYDPETGKEDPSKKGICSNFLCDSKPGDKIQITGPSGKIMLLPEDDPNATHIMIGTGTGVAPFRGYLRRMFMEDVPSFKFGGLAWLFLGVANTDSLLYDEEFTNYLQQYPENFRYDKALSREQKNKSGGKMYVQDRIEEYSDEIFKLLDDGAHIYFCGLKGMMPGIQDTLKRVAEQRGESWDQKLSQLKKNKQWHVEVY
- the LOC125530143 gene encoding ferredoxin--NADP reductase, embryo isozyme, chloroplastic isoform X1; amino-acid sequence: MASALGAQVAAVAPIGSDGRHYRSCSSLKGNNSRNKSWTGKLAWENKTLQPRHTKKVFCMSVQQASKSKCKVAIKPLELENTKEPPLNLYKPKGPYTASIVSVERIVGPKAPGETCHIVIDHGGNVPYWEGQSYGVIPPGENPKKPGAPNTVRLYSIASTRYGDSFDGRTASLCVRRAVYYDPETGKEDPSKKGICSNFLCDSKPGDKIQITGPSGKIMLLPEDDPNATHIMIGTGTGVAPFRGYLRRMFMEDVPSFKFGGLAWLFLGVANTDSLLYDEEFTNYLQQYPENFRYDKALSREQKNKSGGKMYVQDRIEEYSDEIFKLLDDGAHIYFCGLKGMMPGIQDTLKRVAEQRGESWDQKLSQLKKNKQWHVEVY